In Candidatus Manganitrophus noduliformans, the genomic stretch TCAAAAGATCGTGAATCGTTATTCGTTAAACGTGAATGTGAACCATTCTCTTTTTTATTTTGCGATTCACGAATAACGATATTTTCGGGGTTTTGATGCTGGAAAACGGTATTCCTGAAAACCATCCTTTACGTCTTCATTTCCTTATCCTCACCGAAAAGAGCTTCCAACAGACATTGAATTGGTCCGATCCGCTCGTCACCGACTATATCTCGAATCTTCTTCTCTATTTCACCCGGACCGATTGTCTTTATGCCATTCGAAACAGCCGAGGAAATCGGATCGATACCGTCGCCGAGATGTTGATGGAAGGGGATATCCTGCTCCGGGCCCGGACCATTGAGCGGGAGTGGGAGGTTCACCGACATATCGGCGATTATACCCTCTTCATGAGCGGTCTCTTCCCGGAGTATCTGAAGCGGTTGAAGTCCGGGAAGAAGATCGAACATCCGGACTTCCTGATCGATTATGTGCGGGTCGGGAAGAAGTCGTACCGGCGGGCGGCCGAGTTCAACTATGGCCGATTTAAAGAATGGACCCCCCTTTACCGGAAACTGGCCGAGCACTTTGAGATCTGTATCGCAGGATTAGGTTTGATTCGTGAGGAGTTGGATCGTTCCAGAGAATGGCAGTCCAAAAAACAAATCCTAAGCTGAGACATGGAGAAAAGAGGGAAGAAACGGGTCCTGAAGCGGCTGTCGGTCCGATTTGGCACTCAAAAGCCGGACCACACTGCGTTTACCCATGATCTTTCCTCAACCGGTATTTTTCTCAAAACGACCACCGTTTTCTCGCCGAATACAAGACTTCAAATCGAGTTGACCCTGCCCGATGATAAGGTGATCCATGTGCGCGGCATCGTCATGTGGGCGAAGCGGATTCCCCCTGCCTTCAACAGAGTCATTCAAAAACATGGAATGGGGATTCATCTTCTCGACATTCCGGATGAATACAAGAGGCTGATCGAGCGTCTGCATCTCTAGCCTTCTTATTCGGAGAGAGCGGGCTATTCTGTTCTTTTCTGGGGATAAGGAGGGACGAGATGGGTCATGCGAAGGATTTTAAAGGAGTTCTTCCTTTACATTGATCGCCGCCTTCTCGCGAAGGGCGAGGGTATAGGCGCTCAACGCTCTTTGCTTTTTCTGAAAGAGCAGGTCGGAGGCGGCCCGGTCCGGGTCGGGGTTGGCGGGGTTGCTCTTTTTTGCGTCTTCTTCCTCGGAAGGGGTCAGCGCGACCGATTCCTTCACGATCGTTTTCACTTTTTCAATCAATAATTCCTCCCGATGTTGCCGTTCGAAGCCTTCGGGGGTATAATGTTCTCTGGCGAGAACGAGACGGTAAACCGCCGGATCGAATTTGCCCTCTTTCTGGAAGCCGGGAAGCTCGGTGATCGATCGCTTGAGTTCCTCATCGCTCACCACGAGCTTCATCCGACGCGCCTCCTGCAGCCAAAGTTTTCGGTCGACAAGCTCATCGATCACCCGTTTTCGGAGGTCTTTATCGTCGAATTTATCCTGAAAGACCTCCCGGTAGAAGTCGGACGCGTTTTTGTAGGCGCGCTGATACTCTTCAATGGAAACGGAAGCGCGGTCGACTTTGGCGATGGCGTTGTCTTCGGTCTGCTCGAAGCCCCACCATCCCATGGTGGCGGTGAACACGACGGCGAGTCCGATCATGACGAGCCGGAAGAACCAGGGATTTTCGATGGCCCCTTTACGAATGACCTTTAGCAAATGATCCTCCTTTTTGCGGAAGTTAGGATAACATCAGTCGATGGAAAAAGCAACCCCGCCGGCCGCGCGGCGGCGACATTTTTCTTCAACATTTTTTATTTTTTGATGTATAATGGCATCTATTTTATGATCGGACGAAAGGTCCTTGTGTTGACGGAGCTGGGTGAGGAGGTAGCAGGTTCTTGGGTCTATCCTAAAGCGAGTGTCCTCCATCGGTTTATCGCTAAATTCCTCGATTTACTGGTTGTCGCCGCGATTTATGAAATACCGTTTCGAATCAGCTTTCTGGCAGGCCTCTCCTACCTTTTGATCGCAGACGGTTTTGGCGAAGGGAGAAGCCTCGGGAAACAGCTGATCGGTCTTCAGATCATTACCCCTGCAACGCGAAAAAAAGCTTCCTTCAAGGAATCGATTATCCGCAATTTCCCGCTGGCGACTGCCTATTTACTTTTTTACCTTCCATACATCGGTTGGCTGTTCTCATTGATGGTCATCGGTTTTGAAGCGTTGTTGATGATCGGCAATCCGAAAGGGTTGCGGGTTGGGGACGAATTGGCGAAGACGCAGGTGCTCGATCACGCTGTATTCGAATCTTTAGAAAAATAATGAGGGGATGATGGGACTGACAAGCAGCATCTTGGGGTGGTTTTCAAACGACTTGGCCATCGATCTGGGGACGGCCAACACGCTGGTCTATGTGAGGGGGAAGGGGATCGTCATCAACGAGCCGTCGGTGGTGGCGATCGAGCGAAAATCGGGAAAGGTCGTCGCGATCGGGGCGGAGGCGAAAAAGATGTTGGGGCGCACCCCCGGAAACATCGTCGCCATCCGGCCGATGAAAGACGGCGTGATCGCCGATTTCGAAATCGCCGAGAAGATGCTGAATCACTTCA encodes the following:
- a CDS encoding PilZ domain-containing protein, producing the protein MEKRGKKRVLKRLSVRFGTQKPDHTAFTHDLSSTGIFLKTTTVFSPNTRLQIELTLPDDKVIHVRGIVMWAKRIPPAFNRVIQKHGMGIHLLDIPDEYKRLIERLHL
- a CDS encoding SurA N-terminal domain-containing protein, with the protein product MLKVIRKGAIENPWFFRLVMIGLAVVFTATMGWWGFEQTEDNAIAKVDRASVSIEEYQRAYKNASDFYREVFQDKFDDKDLRKRVIDELVDRKLWLQEARRMKLVVSDEELKRSITELPGFQKEGKFDPAVYRLVLAREHYTPEGFERQHREELLIEKVKTIVKESVALTPSEEEDAKKSNPANPDPDRAASDLLFQKKQRALSAYTLALREKAAINVKEELL
- a CDS encoding RDD family protein, whose product is MIGRKVLVLTELGEEVAGSWVYPKASVLHRFIAKFLDLLVVAAIYEIPFRISFLAGLSYLLIADGFGEGRSLGKQLIGLQIITPATRKKASFKESIIRNFPLATAYLLFYLPYIGWLFSLMVIGFEALLMIGNPKGLRVGDELAKTQVLDHAVFESLEK